In Exiguobacterium sp. 9-2, the genomic window CTTGGAATCGATACGTATCGAACTGATGTCCCGACTCAACACCGATCCGGTCTTCTGACAGAAAGGAAGCTGCACCAGAAATATGCTCGATTTGATTCGCCTGACAGAGGGCGACGACACCTTGACGTAATTGCTGCACGACACGATTGCGGTAAGCATTCAGTTTACTGAAGTCATGGACAGTAGGGGTGGTGAATCCAAGGTCTTCAAGATGAGGCAAGCGTAACATTTCTTCTGCCGCATGCGCATAAACCTTGGACGGGATACAGCCTCGGTTCAAACAAAGTCCACCGAGTTCAGCTTGTTCAATCAGTGTCACCTTACGACCGCCTTGCGCAGCACGGATCGCTGCCGTGTAACCTGCGGGACCCCCACCGATGATCAGGAGATCCCGTTCTTGTGTAAGTTCGCCAACAACCATGTTAGATCAACTCCAAAAGTAGGGTAGTCGGATGTTCAATCAGTGAAACGAATCGATTTGTAAAGGCAACGGCCGTTGCCCCGTCTGCGACGCGATGATCGAACGACATCGACAAATTCATCATCGAGCGGACGACGATTTGATCGTCTTCATCGACACAGGCTCGTTTTTTCGTCTTGTGGAAGGCAATCAATGCCGTTTCCGGATAGTTGATGATTGGCGTAGCCCCCGTACTGCCCAGTGGACCAACATTGCTCATCGTAAAGGTACTTGGCTTTAAGTCCGCTGCACGTAAGGCACCGTTTTGAGCACGTTGTTGCAACGAAATCAGTTGATCATGCAATTCCGTCAGTGAGAGCCGATCGGCATGACGGATGACTGGCACCATTAACCCGTCTGGTGTCTCGGTTGCCATGCCAAAGTGGAAATCCTGCTCTAATCGAATACATTCATTCGCTTCATCGAGTTTGGCATGGAAGACGGGATAGTCTTTTAAGGCAACGATCAAGGCTTTGATGAAGAAAGCATTGATGTTGATATTTCGTCCAGCGGTTTTCCATTCTGCGCGCAGGGCGAGCAAGCGCGTCATGTCAACTTCTTCAAAGTGGGTGACGTGCGGAATCGTGTACAGCGACTGGGTCATCTTTTTCGCGATTTGCTTACGAATGCCGCGGAACGGAATCGTTTCCGGTGGCGTTTGTTGTTGCGTGACCTCCTCTTCGACGACGGATGGAACCGTCTCCTGTGGAGCAACTGCAGCATTGACGAAGCGAAGGACATCGTCCTCTGAAACTCGACCTGATGGATCCGAAGCCGTCACAGCTTCGATATCAATCCCGTGGTCACGAGCAAGTTTTCGTGTATAAGGTGTCGCTAGGACACGTTTTGATGGAGATGCTTGAGCAGGTGGGGCCGCGACAGCGACAGGCGCTGGTTCAGATACGCGCGACACTTCAGGTTTTACCGCGACCGGCACTTCAGAAGCGTTACTTGCTTCGATGTGCAACAACGTCGTACCGACTTGCACCGTCTGACCGACCGGAATGATGATCTCCTTGACGATTCCGGAGACAGGAGCCGGTAGTTCAGCGACCATCTTATCGGTCGCAACCTCAACGACCGGTTGATCGGTCGTGACGTGGTCTCCGACTTGAACGAGATAATGCGCGATTTCACCTTCCGTCATACCTTCCCCGACATCATGTAACTTGACTTCGATCATGGGACTCAGCTCCTTAAAACTCGACCGTACGCTGAATCGTCGCAAGGACTCGTTCCGGCGTCGGAATGTAATGGTCTTCGAGGGCGAACAGTGGAACCGGAACATCAAAACCTGTCACACGGGCAATTGGTGCCCGTAAATAAAGAAACGCCGTATCGTTGATCAACGTGACGAGATCATTCCCGAGACCACCCATCGCTGCGGCTTCATGCACGATGACGGCACGACCGGTCTTTTGAACGGAAGCAGCGATTGTGTCCCGGTCAAGCGGATAGAGCGTCCGTAAGTCGAGGACTTCGCAAGAAATACCGCGTTCCTGTGCAGCCATCGCTGCCTTGTGAGCCACTTGGACCATTGCCCCCCAAGCGATCAACGTCACGTCCGTCCCTTCACTGACGCAGCGCGCTTTTCCGATCTCGACGGTATAGGACTCGCTCGGTACGACTTCCTTGAATGAACGGTAACTACGCATCGACTCGAGGAACAACACGGGATCTGGATCTTCAATCG contains:
- a CDS encoding dihydrolipoamide acetyltransferase family protein; the protein is MIEVKLHDVGEGMTEGEIAHYLVQVGDHVTTDQPVVEVATDKMVAELPAPVSGIVKEIIIPVGQTVQVGTTLLHIEASNASEVPVAVKPEVSRVSEPAPVAVAAPPAQASPSKRVLATPYTRKLARDHGIDIEAVTASDPSGRVSEDDVLRFVNAAVAPQETVPSVVEEEVTQQQTPPETIPFRGIRKQIAKKMTQSLYTIPHVTHFEEVDMTRLLALRAEWKTAGRNININAFFIKALIVALKDYPVFHAKLDEANECIRLEQDFHFGMATETPDGLMVPVIRHADRLSLTELHDQLISLQQRAQNGALRAADLKPSTFTMSNVGPLGSTGATPIINYPETALIAFHKTKKRACVDEDDQIVVRSMMNLSMSFDHRVADGATAVAFTNRFVSLIEHPTTLLLELI